CTTCAGGGGACGATACAACGTCGCAATCGAAGATATCAAAGCACTGGCGCCTGATGTGCTCAGACACCGGGTGCTGACAAACTTCTATGCTGAATCCGAGAACGTAACCATCGAACAGATCATCTCTCGTTTGTTAGAAGAAGCAAAAGAGCCTGTTTCTGGCTTGTCCTGATCGATACATGCTTTTTAAGGCACGCCTGAACTCCTAAATCCCGCGTCCACAATGGAAACGCAGCCGGCACTCAGATTTATTAAACCAGAGGTTCTCTCCAGAATCTCCAATATGCAGTTGCTGGCAAAAACTGTGGTGGAAGGTTTTTTGTCAGGCTTACACAAAAGCCCATACAAAGGAGCAAGCGTCGAATTCATGTCGTACCGCAGCTACATCCATGGTGATGATCCGCTACATGTCGATTGGAAGTTGTATGCCCGCACCGATCGGCTCTATGTAAAAGAGTACGAAGATGAAACCAACACGTCGATCAACCTGCTGGTAGACGTTAGCCCGTCGATGGGATTTGCCTCGAGCGACGTCACAAAATTAGACTATGCGTTTTATCTCGCAGCATCACTTGGGTATTTCATGTGGATGCAGCAGGAAGCTGTAGGTATGACGCTCTTTGATGACAAAATTGTGCAGCGTATTCCGGCACGCAAAGCTTCGGGCCATCTGCTGACGGTTTTGCAGCATATGGACCGTGCGAACCTGGGCGAACCCACAGCGATGGGAAAGCCGCTGCATCAACTCGCAGAATTGCAGAAAAAACGCGGATTTGTGGTGTTGATCTCTGATTTGCTCGACGATCCTGAAGAAATTATCGATGGGATAAAACACTTCAGGTTTGCCGGCAATGAAGTCATTGTCTTCCACCTGTTTGATTTACAGGAAGTCGAATTTGGCTATGGTGACATGGTTGAGTTTGAAGACCTGGAAACGGGGGAGAAAATGTTGCTTGATGCGGATACCGCCAAGGCAACCTATCTGCAAAATCTGGAAGCGTACCGGACGCGACTCTACGAGCAGTGTGCGGTCCTTGGTGCAGATTATCACCTGGTGACCACTGATCAACCGCTGGACTTTGCGTTGTTTCAGTTCCTGGCTGCCCGATCTAAGCGCAAGAAATAAACCGGTAACAAACATCCTTTAATTCATTTTACGACCACAAACGACAGGCTTTAATTGTCTTTCTTAAGCCCCATATTTCTGTTTGCCCTTGCTACTGCGCTGCTTCCAGTGCTGTATCACCTGGTGCGTCGCGTCCAGGCCAAGAAGGTGCAATTCAGTTCCTTGATGTTTTTGAAGATGACACCCAAAGAAGTGGTACGGCAGCGCCGCATTCAGCACTGGTTGCTGATGGCCCTGCGGTGTTGCTTGCTGGGTCTGTTGGCGCTGGCTTTTGCTCGCCCGTTTGTGCCGGCTGAAAACATCCCGTTTGTTTCGCAGCGTGAAAATCGCTCGGTAGTTTTGCTGGTTGATAACTCTTACAGCATGCAATACGACAACCGCTTTGAGGAAGCGCGGCGTGCAGTGCGTGGCAAGCTTGCAGAAGCTGCCGGCGAAGATGAGTTTTCCATTATCCAGTTTGCCGCCCAAACGCAGCAACTCACCCCATTGTCTTCTGATATCGTATTGCACGAGAATGTGGTTGATAATGTGCTTGCGACGGGATATCAGACAACTGACTTCTATCAACCCCTGCGATTGGCAGAAGAAGTGCTTTCAGAGGCGCGTCATCAGATGCGGCACATTGTCCTGATCTCCGATTTACAACTGGGCGGATGGAAAGGTGCGTTCGAAAACTGGAAGCTGGATCCCGATATTTCTTTTGAGGTGGTAGACCTGCGAGCGCAAGCTCCCTCTAACCTTTACGTTGAAGATTTTAATATCTCCGAAAAGCGGTCTGCCGCCGGCCTGATCCACCGGTTTGATACACGCCTTGGGTCAACCGGTGACGCCGCGTCATCACCGGCAACGGTTGAACTTGCCATTGACGGAGCGGAAGTGGATGCCTCTGAATTGCCGGCCGCTGCCTCTCGCCGTTCCTCTTTTCAATACAGCGCCCCGCGTGAAGGCGTCTTCCAGGGACAGGTGAGTCTGCCCGGTGATGCGCTCCCTGCAGATGATAGCCGCTATTTTACATTTAATGTAGAAGGCCGGCCCTCACTTCTCGGTCTCGGCAGTAACCGCAGGAATGCCGGCCACGCGGTTTATTACCTGGACCGCGCCTTCAATCAGGGCGATCAAGCAATCTACAATTTTAACACCCAGGCATCGGGCAACGTGACCCGCGCCCAACTGCGAGATATCAGTGCCGTTTTCATTTCTTCGGGTAACCCGCTCGAACGCGAAATTAACACCTTGAAGGCCTATGTTGAAGGAGGGGGGAGTCTCATCGTTTCGTTTGGTGAGCAGGCTACCGTGGCCGCGTTTTCCCGTTTGCTGCAAGCCCTTGAGTTAGGCTCAGTATAATCTATTGTGCGAGCGGCTTCTGTACAAGGATATGATGCCATTATCGGAGAGGTTGACATGCGCCACCCCATTTTCTCGGTGTTTGCTACGTCGGGATCAGGATCTATTTTTCGGCCACGATTCCGCCGCTATGCCCGCGTTGTCCCTGATTCATCAGCAAGCGTACTGGGGCGTTTCGATTCCGAAGACCCTTTCCTCATCGAAAAAACGTTGGGGCAGGGCAAGGTGCTGGTGTATACATCCAGCCTGAGTCCGGAATGGACCGATTTCCCTATTGGCGAGATGTACGTGCCCTTTTTGTATCAGTTGGCGCGTTATGCCTTGCAGACCTCCGTGGATCAGCAATTGTTCACCATAGGTGAGCCGGTACGATTGGAAGGGCGGCAAGGGTCTACGTGGGATGTCAGGAATCCTGCCGGCGACATTTTTAAAGTGACCATGGATGATTTGGGTCAGGGGTATTTTGAGGCCACAGACGTGCCCGGCCATTACGCGGCTGCACAGGGGACTACGCAACGGTTTTTTTCTGTGAATGTGGATGTCGCTGAATCGGTACTTGACGGCCGCGATCCCGAAGAAGCCCATGGTGCTGTTGTACCGCCTCCTGGCAACGTGCCTGTGTCAGCAGAATTGGCGCGGACCATCGAACTGGATGATGCGGAGCGGCAACAAAAATTCTGGCGATACGTCATTTTATTAATGGTGCTCCTCTATGTGTTGGAAACAGTCATCGCCAACCGAAAGCAGAAAAAGTAGCGGGTGAACGAAGCTTAACATAAACAGCAGAAGAACATGCCTGTATCAACGTATCAAGTTCGCGCCCTCGTAGAGAACGTCCGCAAACGCTGGCGTAAACGCGCTGCATTGCAGGGCCTTTCGCTCGCATTGCTGACGGCCCTTTTCTTCACGGCCCTGTTGCTGCTGATTTATTTTCAGACGGAAGTCAACGTAACCTATCTGTACATGGGCCTCGGTG
The sequence above is a segment of the Bacteroidota bacterium genome. Coding sequences within it:
- a CDS encoding DUF58 domain-containing protein, producing METQPALRFIKPEVLSRISNMQLLAKTVVEGFLSGLHKSPYKGASVEFMSYRSYIHGDDPLHVDWKLYARTDRLYVKEYEDETNTSINLLVDVSPSMGFASSDVTKLDYAFYLAASLGYFMWMQQEAVGMTLFDDKIVQRIPARKASGHLLTVLQHMDRANLGEPTAMGKPLHQLAELQKKRGFVVLISDLLDDPEEIIDGIKHFRFAGNEVIVFHLFDLQEVEFGYGDMVEFEDLETGEKMLLDADTAKATYLQNLEAYRTRLYEQCAVLGADYHLVTTDQPLDFALFQFLAARSKRKK
- a CDS encoding BatA and WFA domain-containing protein; the protein is MSFLSPIFLFALATALLPVLYHLVRRVQAKKVQFSSLMFLKMTPKEVVRQRRIQHWLLMALRCCLLGLLALAFARPFVPAENIPFVSQRENRSVVLLVDNSYSMQYDNRFEEARRAVRGKLAEAAGEDEFSIIQFAAQTQQLTPLSSDIVLHENVVDNVLATGYQTTDFYQPLRLAEEVLSEARHQMRHIVLISDLQLGGWKGAFENWKLDPDISFEVVDLRAQAPSNLYVEDFNISEKRSAAGLIHRFDTRLGSTGDAASSPATVELAIDGAEVDASELPAAASRRSSFQYSAPREGVFQGQVSLPGDALPADDSRYFTFNVEGRPSLLGLGSNRRNAGHAVYYLDRAFNQGDQAIYNFNTQASGNVTRAQLRDISAVFISSGNPLEREINTLKAYVEGGGSLIVSFGEQATVAAFSRLLQALELGSV